Genomic segment of Sphingopyxis lindanitolerans:
ACGATGATCCGCGTCGATGTCCGCATCATTTCGGGCTCGGCGCGCGACCTGATAGTCGAGATCGCCGAAAACCGGTTCCGCGAAGACCTCTATTACCGGCTTAATGTCGTGCCGGTGCCTATCCCCTCGCTGCGTGAGCGCCGCGACGATATCGCCAGCCTGTGTGACCATTTCGTCCGCCGTTATGCCGCCGACCGCCGCGTACCGCCGCCCGAGATCAGCGGTGAGGCGATGGCGGCGCTCCAGGCGCACGACTGGCCGGGGAATGTCCGCGAACTGCGCAACGTCATCGAAAGGGTGATGATCCTCGCGCCGAGCGATCGGCTGGGGCGCATCGACGCCGACATGCTGCCGGCGGAACTGGTCCGCGGCGGCGCCGACATCTTGCCGAACAGCGAATCGATTACCGCGATCCCGCTCAAGGAAGCGCGCGAGAATTTCGAGCGCGAATATCTGCGCATCCAGATCAACCGCTTTTCGGGCAATATTTCGCGCACCGCGACCTTCATCGGGATGGAGCGTTCGGCGCTGCATCGCAAGCTCAAGCTGCTCGGACTGACCGAAAGTCCCGACGGCGACGGCTGACGGCTTTCGCGCTAGACCTGCACCGGGCTTTGTCGCATATTACGCGTGCGAAGTAGGTCGCTAACGCCGAAAACGGGCATCGCACTCGCGGTATCACCGCCAAAATCAAGGAGGCAAATATGTCCGACAAGAATCAGAATCTCCAGGATCTTTTCCTAAACGCCCTGCGCCGGACCAAGACGCCGGTGACGATGTTCCTCGTCAAGGGCGTCAAATTGCAGGGCATCATCACCTGGTTCGACAATTTCTCGCTGCTGCTCCGCCGCGACGGCCAGTCGCAGCTCGTCTACAAGCATGCGATCTCGACGGTGATGCCGTCGCACGACTTCGACCTCGCGGCGCTGGGTAACGACATTCGCGAGGCGCCGGCGAGCAAGGGCAAGGCGCTGCAGGACGTGTTCCTCAACGCGGTGCGCCGGTCGGATGAATCGGTGACGATGTTCCTGGTGAATGGGGTGATGCTTCAGGGCGACATCGTCGCTTTTGACCTGTTCTGCATGCTGCTCGAACGCGAGCGGCAGGTCCAGCTCGTCTACAAGCATGCGATCTCGACCGTTCAGCCGAACGGACCGATCAACCTCACCGACAATGGCGACGACGAAGAAGGCGCCGCCTGATCGACGCTGTGAACGACAGCGAGGATGACGTCACCCGCGGCGCCGCCGCGCTGTTGGTCGTGCCCGAATGGCACGGGCAGCGGCTGTCGCGCGACCTCGACGCGCGCGCCGAGGAAGCGAAGGGGCTGGCGCTGGCGATCGGGCTCGACGTGGTGGCGGTTCATACGCTGCGGCTGCGGCAGACGCGCGCCGCGACGCTGATCGGTGTCGGGCAGATTGAGGCGATCAAGCCCGATGTTGTCGAAAGTGCCGCGCAGCTCGTCATCGTCGATGCGGCACTGACCGCGATCCAGCAGCGCAACCTTGAGACCGAGTTCGGGACGAAAGTCATTGATAGAACGGGATTGATTCTCGAAATCTTTGGCGAGCGCGCGGCGACGGCCGAGGGGCGGCTGCAGGTCGAACTGGCGCATCTCGACTATCAGGCGGGGCGGTTGGTGCGGAGTTGGACGCATCTCGAGCGCCAGCGCGGTGGTTTCGGCTTCCTCGGCGGGCCGGGCGAAACGCAGATCGAGGCCGATCGGCGGATGATCCGCAATCGGATGGCGCGCATCCGCCGTCAGCTCGACGATGCCCGCCGCACCCGCCAGCTCCAGCGATCGAAGCGCCAGCGCGCACCCTGGCCGGTGATCGCGCTCGTCGGCTATACCAACGCCGGAAAATCCACCTTTTTCAACCGCCTGACCGGAAGTGACGTCATGGCGGAAGACATGCTGTTCGCGACGCTCGACCCAACGATGCGCGAAATCCGGCTGCCGGGGATCGACAAGGCGATCCTGTCGGACACCGTCGGTTTCGTCTCCGACCTGCCGACCGAACTGGTCGCGGCGTTCCGCGCAACGCTGGAAGAGGTCACGACCGCCGACCTGATCGTCCATGTCCGCGACATCGCGCACCCCGACAGCGACGCGCAATATGACGATGTCCGCGCGATCCTCGACTCGCTGGGCGTCAATGGCCCCCAGGAAACGGACGGAAAGCACAGGGAAGGGGAGGATGACCCCCGCACCGTTCCCCAGATCGAAATCTGGAACAAGATCGACACCGCCGATGCCGACGCCCGGGCGCGGATCGAGGAGATGGCGGCCCGGCGCGGCGACGTCGCGGTCCTCTCGGCAGTGACGGGCGAGGGGGTCGAGGCGGCACGGACGCTCATGGCGTCACAATTGACCGCGCGGCACCGGGTCGAGCGTATCTTCCTGACCTTTGACCAGGGCGAGGCGATGGCATGGCTCCACGCGCGCGGCGAGGTGCTGGGGGATGTCGCCGGGGACGAGGGGCATGTGCTGACCGTGCGGCTCGATCCCGCCGATCGGGCGCGGTTCGAGCGGCTGTGGCCGCAGGGGAATGGGTAGCGGGCGCTACGCATCGAGAGTTGGTGTTTTAACACCCGCCTACTTTCCCGCTCGTGTCTCGACTTCGCTCGACACGAACGGAATTGAGGGCAGGTTCCATACGCGATGCTCTGGATCAGGCCCGTTCCGACGCCTTGACCGCCTGCCAATGCGCCTCGAGCGTGTCGAGCGACTGCGCGGCGATATCGGGGCCTGCGCGTTCCTCGACGGCGTGGAAGCGGCGAGCGAATTTCTCGTTGGCGGCGCGCAAGGCACTTTCGGCATCGACGCCAAGGTGGCGCGCATAATTGACCACCGCGAAGAGCAGGTCGCCGATCTCTTCGGCGCGCGCGGTCGCATCGGGTGCCGCCACGACTTCATCAAGTTCCTCGGCGATCTTGGCGCGCGGTCCTTCGGCATCGGGCCAGTCGAAACCGACGCGCGCGGCACGGCCTTGCAGCTTTTGCGCGCGGAGCAGCGCCGGCAGCGACAGCGCGACGCCGTCGAGCGCGCTTTTGGGGCCGTCGGCCGCGCGCTCGGCCGCCTTGATCGCTTCCCACTGGACGCGGACATCGCCGGTCGCCGCGTCACCGAAGATATGCGGATGGCGGCGCTCCATCTTGTCGCTGATCGCGGTCGCGACGTCATCGAAACCGAACAGGCCGGCGTCGGTCGCAATCTGGCTGTGAAAGACGACCTGGAGCAGCAAGTCGCCAAGTTCGTCGCAGATCGCCGCCGGATCGCCGCCGGTGATCGCGTCGGCGACCTCATAGGCTTCCTCGATCGTATAGGGCGCGATCGTTGCGAAATCCTGCGCCAGATCCCATTCGCAGCCACCATCGGGGTCGCGAAGCCGTGCCATGACGCCAAGCAGGCGGTCGATGGGGGACGGAGCCGCGGGGGTGTTGGCTTCGGGCATATAATTATCCGATAATATATATTAAGTAATGACTTAATATATCTGGTTAACAATACTCGGGGAGCGTCGTCGGACCGCTCCCCTTTTACTTGTGGAGAATAGTAATGGTTAGAACGTTATTGTCAGCGCCTCCGACCTCGCGGGTTGGTAGGTATCCGAAACATACGTTTGAGGTATATTCAAAGCCTTTCACGTTGCAGCCCATGGGGATTGCGCGGGTTCTGCCCGGTGAGACCTTGAAAAACATCAAGTTCGAAAATCGCGTTGTCACCAAGCCGATCCTGAATCCCATCATCGGTTGGAAGCAAGAATTCTATTGCTTCTATGTCCGTATAACCGATCTCCTTAATGACGCCATCCGCGATATGTTCGTCGACCCGACGAATTCGGAGATTACGGCTGGCGTTGAGGCTGCAAACAGCGCCGCTTGGTATTGCGCCAAGGGCGGCGTTAACTGGATGAAGCTGGCCACTACTCGCATCTGCGATACGTGGTTTCGCGATGACGGGGAGGCTACCGCCACCTACGCACTCGCGAACGGCATCCCGATTGTTCAGGTGCGTCAGCAGTCGTTCCTCGATAGTCTCACCGATGAGGACGATATGCCCGAAGGGGCCGCGATCAGCGGTGCCACGGATGCCGGTGACCTTGAAAAGCTCATGGAAGCTTTTGAGCAGCTTCGCGCGCTCGGCATGGCCGATATGACCTATGAGGACTGGTTGCGCTCGCAGGGTATTGCCATCCCCGGCAAGGATGAGGCTAAGCCCGAGTTGCTATGGCGTGTTTCTGACTTCCAGTATCCGACCAATCATATCGGGACGGATTCGACCAATCAGGGTGTCCCGACCTCTGCCGTTAGCTGGGTCTTTAACACCGGCGACCGTAAGCCGAAGTTCTTTAAGGAACCCGGCTTCATCTGCATGTATTCGGTCACTCGCCCCAAGATTTATTGGGGCGGTCTCGCCGGGTCTGCGTCGGGCTTCGCTAAGCGCGCATGGGATTGGATGCCCAACTACTTGCGCCAGATGCCCGAGACTTCGCTCAAGTCGTTTGCCGTCGATACTGGCCCGCTCGGCGACCGCACCACGCTCGCCGATGGCTATTTCCTCGATATGAGGGATGAGCTGCTGTTCGGCGACCAGTGGCAAAACGTCTCCGCGTTCGGTGCCGATCCGACGACTAGTTACGCGCATCATATCCTGCCGCTCCCGGCTGGCGCGTCGATCAAGTATAAATACTTGTCGGAAGCCATGATCAATGGCTTCTTTTTCGATGCGGTGAATAACGCTTACGTTACTCACGACGGTTATTTTTCACTTTCGATCATGGGTCACGAAGTGGACTACACGGTCGGTAATTTCGCGGAGGTATAAATGGATGTTGGACGTGAACCCTTCGATTGGGTCTATTCCCAATCTCGCGGGCATCTCTATTTGGCTGACAGCCAAGATGTGCGCGCGCATGTTGCTTCGGGTTATTCGGGTGCGCCTCGCTATCAGAATAACACCGAAAGCGAGGCTCTGGTTTCCAGAGGGCCTATACCTCGTGGAGTGTGGCGAATGGAGCCTGCATTTAACCATGGCAGGCTCGGACCTGTCGCGATCCCGCTCGAACCCGTCGAAGAGAAAACGGCGCTCGGCCGTAGCGGGTTCTTTATCCACGGGGACAATAGTCGCGGAGACGCATCGGCCAGTTTTGGTTGCATCGTCCTCGACCGAAAAACCCGCGACCTCCTCGCCCTCGGAGTAGGGCAGGGGATTAGAACCTTAGTCGTCGTCGACTAGGTTTGTGGGGGTGTAGGGGGGCCACGGCCCCCCTACGATTGCAGGATAATCCAACTTTAGTTGGGGACTTGATATATCCTGCACAAGTGACACCGCAGGAAAGGACCATTCATCATGGTTGCCCTTAGGCCGTTGCCATCTAGCGCAACGTTCGCGGCTTTTAGAGCCGACGAAGCGGCGGAAGCCGCCACCACCAAGCGGAACCGCTTGCATATGCGCAAACAGCGCAAATATCCCGGTCGCAACCGGGTCATGGCTCGGCAAGATGCTGCCGACCTCGCGTTTCGCGAATTCACGAAAGGGGAGGGTGATACCTCCACCGATCCCTTCGCCTGCACCGATCCCTATGTGATCCATGGCATCGGTCTGCCGTCCGCGCATGACGCGGTGCCTCGATATTTCGATGGCAAGAGCAATTCAAAGGTTCCGGTTTCCTTTGATAGTCGTTGCCGTAAGTGCGAAGCTTGTCTCTCGCACCGTCGCCGCCTCTGGACGGCGCGGGCATCCGATGAGCTAAAGGCCGCTCATCGCACTTGGTTCGCGACCCTGACCATCCGCCCGGATGACAGGTTCGTCGCTACGATGCATGCTTCGGACACCGCCGCCCGGGCCGGTCACGGCTCATGGCCGACCATGTCAGCGGAGAACCAATTCCGATACCTCGTCAAGCATCTCAACAAAGAAATTGACAGGTTTCTAAAGCGCGTCCGTAAAAACGGCGCGCCTTTTAGGTATTTGCTAGTAAGTGAGGCCCACAAGGATGGGTTCCCGCATTTCCACCTGCTTATTCACGAAGCGGCGTTGCCGCTGACAAAGCGACTGCTGGAAAGCAATTGGCGTCTCGGGCATAGCCAATTTCGCTTGGTGAATAACAGCGATCCACGTAGCGCATTCTACGTGTGCAAATATTTGGCAAAATCTGCGCTGACGCGCGTTAGGGCGTCGAAGCGGTATGGACGCGACCAGTTGGTGGTCGCTGCTACGGAAGCCATTAAGGAAATGGCGACGCGGATCGCAGATACGGTAATAACGGGGCCTGTCCCCGGGGTCCCCGGAGAGAGGAGTGTTTGATCCGGGGTGTTGGGACTACGGAGAGAATAGGTTAGTGCCAATTGTCGTCAGCAGAAAGTCAAAGCTATGAGTAATACGAAAGCTAAGTGGTATAGATACCAGCCATCGGTCGGTAAGCCGATGTTTCACGAGCCGCGCGTGCCTCGCAACGTCAAGCGCCTTCCGAAGGTTCCCAATCCTTCGTATCCCGTTCCTCGTGATTATCCACCGGGGTTCGGAGACGATCCGACGCCGTGGCATCAGCGTCCGGGCGCTGATCCGAGGTTCAAGCCCTCGGTTCCGAAGGAAGGTCCAGCCCGTCCGTTGCGTGATTTCGGACGGCGCGCCGCCCGCAAGGGGCTTCGTGTCGGCCTTAGCGAGGTGTTCGCTGGCGCCGATGTGATCAACACCGGGATAGATTGGTGGTTTCCGAATTTCCGTGAGCCTGTCCGGCTCCCTTGGAATTACCACTGGTGCGCCGGCCCTTGGCTGGGCCAC
This window contains:
- the hfq gene encoding RNA chaperone Hfq, whose amino-acid sequence is MKEANMSDKNQNLQDLFLNALRRTKTPVTMFLVKGVKLQGIITWFDNFSLLLRRDGQSQLVYKHAISTVMPSHDFDLAALGNDIREAPASKGKALQDVFLNAVRRSDESVTMFLVNGVMLQGDIVAFDLFCMLLERERQVQLVYKHAISTVQPNGPINLTDNGDDEEGAA
- the hflX gene encoding GTPase HflX, whose product is MNDSEDDVTRGAAALLVVPEWHGQRLSRDLDARAEEAKGLALAIGLDVVAVHTLRLRQTRAATLIGVGQIEAIKPDVVESAAQLVIVDAALTAIQQRNLETEFGTKVIDRTGLILEIFGERAATAEGRLQVELAHLDYQAGRLVRSWTHLERQRGGFGFLGGPGETQIEADRRMIRNRMARIRRQLDDARRTRQLQRSKRQRAPWPVIALVGYTNAGKSTFFNRLTGSDVMAEDMLFATLDPTMREIRLPGIDKAILSDTVGFVSDLPTELVAAFRATLEEVTTADLIVHVRDIAHPDSDAQYDDVRAILDSLGVNGPQETDGKHREGEDDPRTVPQIEIWNKIDTADADARARIEEMAARRGDVAVLSAVTGEGVEAARTLMASQLTARHRVERIFLTFDQGEAMAWLHARGEVLGDVAGDEGHVLTVRLDPADRARFERLWPQGNG
- the mazG gene encoding nucleoside triphosphate pyrophosphohydrolase encodes the protein MPEANTPAAPSPIDRLLGVMARLRDPDGGCEWDLAQDFATIAPYTIEEAYEVADAITGGDPAAICDELGDLLLQVVFHSQIATDAGLFGFDDVATAISDKMERRHPHIFGDAATGDVRVQWEAIKAAERAADGPKSALDGVALSLPALLRAQKLQGRAARVGFDWPDAEGPRAKIAEELDEVVAAPDATARAEEIGDLLFAVVNYARHLGVDAESALRAANEKFARRFHAVEERAGPDIAAQSLDTLEAHWQAVKASERA
- a CDS encoding tlde1 domain-containing protein, giving the protein MDVGREPFDWVYSQSRGHLYLADSQDVRAHVASGYSGAPRYQNNTESEALVSRGPIPRGVWRMEPAFNHGRLGPVAIPLEPVEEKTALGRSGFFIHGDNSRGDASASFGCIVLDRKTRDLLALGVGQGIRTLVVVD
- a CDS encoding rolling circle replication-associated protein, with protein sequence MVALRPLPSSATFAAFRADEAAEAATTKRNRLHMRKQRKYPGRNRVMARQDAADLAFREFTKGEGDTSTDPFACTDPYVIHGIGLPSAHDAVPRYFDGKSNSKVPVSFDSRCRKCEACLSHRRRLWTARASDELKAAHRTWFATLTIRPDDRFVATMHASDTAARAGHGSWPTMSAENQFRYLVKHLNKEIDRFLKRVRKNGAPFRYLLVSEAHKDGFPHFHLLIHEAALPLTKRLLESNWRLGHSQFRLVNNSDPRSAFYVCKYLAKSALTRVRASKRYGRDQLVVAATEAIKEMATRIADTVITGPVPGVPGERSV